One part of the Vespa velutina unplaced genomic scaffold, iVesVel2.1, whole genome shotgun sequence genome encodes these proteins:
- the LOC124957503 gene encoding uncharacterized protein LOC124957503, which produces MALVREFKRSLEAAYTNTDFKDLSRFSAKDNLRKQETHDRNDAKSYDTCIPTMKKSEDISSININEDNIGAKENICPQIENLCNVTTNSIERTYSSMDHAEIEYIKRIRQEKDFIVIDENNENEKTLTKRNDIKRSNKEQRKDIRTTREKKIVAYCKICFLSYDNLNQLKRHKNFYARQNNYSCSNCSSNSCSHIRLKIDKNVLKSSKYCCHFCKRVFRRKIILQSHLFHVHGKEINVVNVVNVVNDSFSINHSTVLYSGTSRKRKMQQKTMLEYIVHDNKVDAKESSESLNNSNINSALRITKQENEWMDEGAGKSSMDKLVPGISQTSQKSNENIIKQQPFVKMHVDLNTMEALLGISYLCNDDNLDLEKSFLYSSNINSKRYALRSLNNSIKVNNGEATRIVRRKNDQSDNNVRKLLSMCKKCSIPLIRCDDKLSARSISNSSIVAASFPEVLQPFNHIFRKCELLERKSDSNASPSKNPLSRSNNSKDFIKNDSSARSVPVKIKKRITNSKPSLSVTLNSKHFTKKRFDRRRMLFEKVKYDLRKNEFLGKANITNPEYSSSEKKSDSTECQNKQSANAIARLKEVKVSLVKLPEIKKELIMSGINENATANAKDFSCRICDMLLTRKRHLKKHMKKCHTAYISSICRARYASKYLLLKHYLREHDMRVCKCCVCYQFFNSRLSLKQHLLLHCIRITLSKNDRPLSSKDMKCHSNVKGNKCKRSALKISLRSQSTVHQNDRNGREMEHQKIRDSNRENPMENLHISNIENLTSQVNESKENNVGVLEKINDRQEYQTVFVDLTNPLECNNTEDSPSKNNNLIEEPIPNTPAYTAGEFTISNTNEDEQIDFILHENVIELGDSYNNDSIPEIDATVNKKKYPCLICETQFQKPKNLFQHLRTYDHSFNNFCEICGLCFSSKKILKTHNNTAHNFAICSLYTLHCQFCNQGFRTENNLRIHELHYHASAITVNNIRLTEFLKVLDGLSTSTRPFLATVCNICGLYFNTHKRYQLHSVYFYKGHIFQCTFCDNIFHGLNMLHRHNKMFHYPRNSSTSYKYKCSICCEGFAIESYFLAHKLHVHSNKEHVESSISNLSLIPMHYNKMSKSYLCSKCNIEFYSVIELLIHIEYYSNRGNYLCSKCPRKCCTLSILNEHINLTHNDNKLMFGRKCGICGEILLSDISFFFHKNHLHSDDLENQQVVCSSHKS; this is translated from the exons ATGGCTCTGGTTCGAGAATTCAAAAGATCATTGGAAGCTGCATATACTAATACAGACTTTAAGGACCTATCCAGa TTTAGCGCAAAAGATAACTtgagaaaacaagaaacacATGATAGAAATGATGCAAAGTCATATGATACTTGCATACCAACTATGAAAAAATCTGAAGACATTAGctcgattaatataaatgaggATAATATCGgtgcgaaagaaaatatttgtcctCAGATTGAGAACCTCTGTAATGTAACGACTAATTCAATCGAAAGGACGTATTCTTCGATGGATCATGCggaaatcgaatatataaagCGTATTCGtcaagaaaaagatttcattgtaatcgatgaaaacaatgaaaacgaaaaaacattaacaaagcgtaatgatattaaaagatcCAATAAAGAACAACGAAAAGATATACGAACAACGAGGGAAAAGAAGATTGTTGCTTATTGCAAAATATGTTTTTTGTCTTACGACAATTTGAATCAGCTTAAACggcataaaaatttttatgccagacaaaataattattcttgttCTAATTGCTCCTCGAATTCTTGCTCTCATATTAGATTAAAGATTGATAAAAACGTGCTGAAATCTTCTAAATATTGCTGTCATTTTTGCAAACGAGTGtttcgaaggaaaataattttacaaagtCATTTATTTCACGTTCATGGAAAGGAAATAAACGTTGTAAACGTTGTAAACGTTGTAAACgattcattttcaataaatcattCAACTGTTTTATATTCTGGTACAtcaaggaagagaaaaatgcaACAGAAGACAATGTTGGAATACATTGTACATGATAATAAAGTAGATGCAAAGGAATCATCTGAAAGTTTAAACAACTCGAACATTAATAGCGCTTTACGTATAACAAAACAAGAgaatgaatggatggatgagGGAGCGGGCAAATCCTCGATGGATAAATTAGTTCCCGGTATATCTCAAACAAGTCAGAagtcaaatgaaaatataataaaacaacagCCATTTGTTAAAATGCACGTCGATTTGAACACGATGGAGGCTCTTTTAGGAATTTCTTACCTATGTAATGACGACAATCTTGACCTTGAAAAATCTTTCCTATatagtagtaatattaatagtaagcGTTACGCATTGCgatctttaaataattctataaaagtaaataatggTGAGGCAACCAGGATCGTACGACGTAAAAATGAtcaaagcgataataatgttagaaAACTTTTAAGTATGTGTAAAAAATGTAGCATTCCGTTGATAAGATGCGATGATAAATTGTCCGCCAGATCGATTTCGAATTCTTCAATAGTTGCCGCGTCTTTTCCTGAAGTTTTACAACcatttaatcatatatttcGTAAATGTGAATTATTGGAACGGAAAAGTGATAGTAACGCGTCACCTTCCAAAAATCCTTTATCACGAAGTAATAATTCTAAAGATTTCATTAAGAACGATTCTTCTGCAAGATCTGTGccagtaaaaattaaaaaacgaatTACTAACAGCAAACCAAGCTTATCTGTCACCTTAAATTCTAAGCATTTTACCAAGAAGCGTTTTGATCGACGTCGAATGTTATTCGAAAAAGTCAAGTATGATCtaagaaagaacgaatttTTAGGAAAAGCAAATATTACGAATCCCGAATACTCATCGTCTGAGAAGAAATCGGATTCTACAGAATGTCAAAATAAACAGTCTGCGAATGCTATTGCTAGATTGAAGGAAGTAAAAGTATCTTTGGTGAAGTTgccagaaataaaaaaagaattgattatGTCGGGAATCAATGAGAATGCCACGGCCAATGCCAAAGATTTTTCTTGTCGAATTTGTGATATGTTATTGACCAGAAAAAGACATTTGAAGAAACACATGAAGAAATGTCATACGGCATATATATCAAGCATATGCCGAGCACGATATGCttcgaaatatcttttattgaaACATTACTTACGAGAACACGACATGAGGGTATGCAAATGTTGCGTTTGTTATCAATTCTTTAATAGCCGATTATCATTGAAACAACATTTGCTTCTACATTGTATTAGGATAACGTTATCGAAAAACGATCGTCCTCTTTCGAGTAAAGATATGAAATGTCATTCCAATGTAAAAGGAAACAAGTGCAAGAGATCTGCGTTAAAAATCTCGCTACGATCACAATCGACGGTACATCAAAACGATCGAAACGGAAGAGAAATGGAACATCAAAAGATTCGTGATAGTAATCGAGAAAATCCAATGGAAAATTTACATATTAGTAACATCGAGAATCTGACAAGTCAAGTTAacgaaagcaaagaaaataatgtcggcgttcttgaaaaaataaatgatcggcAAGAATATCAGACAGTCTTCGTTGACCTAACGAACCCATTGGAATGTAATAATACGGAAGATTCTCCttctaagaataataatttgatagaaGAACCAATACCGAATACTCCGGCGTATACTGCCGGCGAATTTACCATTTCTAATACTAACGAGGATGaacaaattgattttattttgcatGAAAATGTAATAGAATTGGGTgatagttataataatgacTCTATACCGGAAATAGATGCTACagtaaataagaagaaatatccATGTTTGATTTGTGAGACGCAGTTTCAAAAACCAAAAAATTTGTTCCAACACCTACGTACCTATGATCACTCCTTTAATAATTTCTGCGAAATATGTGGACTATGCTTTTCAagtaaaaagatattgaagACTCACAATAATACTGCTCACAATTTTGCCATCTGTAGCTTGTACACATTGCATTGTCAATTTTGTAATCAAGGCTTTCGTACTGAAAATAATCTTCGAATACACGAATTGCATTATCATGCAAGTGCAATAACAGTAAACAACATAAGATTGACGGAATTTTTGAAAGTTCTCGACGGTCTATCTACTAGTACTAGGCCATTTTTAGCAACGGTTTGCAATATTTGTGGCTTATATTTTAATACCCATAAACGTTATCAATTGCATTCtgtgtatttttataaaggaCATATATTCCAATGTACATTTTGTGATAATATTTTCCACGGATTAAACATGCTACATCGTCATAACAAAATGTTCCATTATCCTAGAAATAGTTCAAcatcttataaatataaatgttcgaTTTGTTGCGAAGGTTTTGCTATTGAATCATATTTTCTTGCACATAAATTGCACGTGCATTCGAATAAAGAACATGTAGAATCATCGATTTCGAATCTCTCATTGATTCCTAtgcattataataaaatgagtaAGTCCTACCTATGTTCCAAATGTAATATTGAATTCTATAGCGTAATCGAACTTTTAATACACATTGAATACTATTCTAATCGTGGCAATTATCTGTGCTCAAAATGTCCTAGAAAATGTTGTACGTTGTCAATACTAAACGAACACATTAATTTAACtcataacgacaataaattgATGTTCGGACGTAAGTGTGGTATTTGTGGCGAAATTTTATTGTCTGatatttcgttcttctttcacAAAAATCACCTCCATAGTGATGACTTGGAAAATCAGCAAGTCGTTTGCTCCTCTCATAAATCTTAG